The Pirellulimonas nuda genome includes a region encoding these proteins:
- a CDS encoding coiled-coil domain-containing protein: protein MDSQPHSDPQADALAAASGGRLRDLRGRFASRAAERDASFQTLEDRLGAELQAIADQVSAELESERLLQSSSIEERSAELIQELDGRAQELDRAHESIESERAELAQERASLDRQTLEGLEEIEARNQELAEREQKLDETTQRLQQQSEALAQREADQAAEAAQLETSYADLERLEAEIETKLAELDARSNELADRAAQIESGESGANREVDERVARLTKELAAAQAELESFSLRLEDRDDQTSAAITVLESERDATLDEMQRLEEEAAAERASADEAIERLRADLKREAEARSKERQASAEQCEQLNASLLAAVEQRELAPSADELAALEKKFELAQQDAAGLRARLAELEAEGADPGLGESLLIELEQTRDDRDAALARIAELENAAAASGGGAADDDELRRRFEMAVDDIRQLKSEKAELEAKLLQAPVAENGSDWESQKRRMLASLEGDSSPERREERATIEGTVRITDEVVAGKDREIAQLRQALEESSARCDEACDAAAAPAPVINDAAVDAELARVEELRGQWEAKLREAELELSVERARIAREQSELAEWRIELEGMADNVRHAQQPAASGGKSQSNWMRKMGLGGGEGK from the coding sequence ATGGACAGCCAGCCGCACAGCGATCCGCAAGCCGACGCGCTCGCCGCGGCCAGCGGCGGCCGGCTGCGCGACCTGCGGGGCAGGTTCGCCTCTCGGGCGGCGGAGCGAGACGCGTCGTTCCAGACGCTCGAAGACCGGCTGGGCGCCGAACTGCAGGCCATCGCGGACCAGGTGTCGGCCGAACTGGAGTCGGAACGACTGCTCCAGTCGTCCAGCATCGAGGAGCGGTCGGCCGAGCTGATCCAGGAGCTCGACGGTCGCGCCCAGGAGCTGGACCGCGCCCACGAATCCATCGAGTCGGAGCGGGCAGAGCTGGCCCAAGAGCGTGCTAGCCTCGACCGGCAGACCCTTGAGGGGCTGGAAGAAATCGAGGCCCGCAACCAAGAGCTGGCCGAACGCGAGCAGAAACTCGACGAAACCACCCAACGATTGCAGCAGCAGTCCGAAGCGTTGGCCCAGCGGGAGGCCGACCAGGCCGCCGAAGCGGCCCAGTTGGAGACCAGCTACGCCGACCTCGAGCGGCTCGAAGCAGAGATCGAGACCAAGCTCGCCGAGCTGGACGCCCGCTCGAACGAGCTCGCCGACCGCGCCGCCCAGATCGAGTCCGGTGAGTCGGGCGCCAACCGCGAGGTCGACGAGCGCGTGGCCCGGTTGACCAAGGAGCTGGCCGCCGCGCAGGCCGAGCTTGAGTCGTTCTCGCTCCGACTCGAGGACCGGGACGATCAGACCTCGGCCGCGATCACCGTGCTCGAATCGGAGCGCGACGCCACGCTGGACGAGATGCAGCGTCTCGAGGAAGAAGCGGCCGCGGAGCGGGCGAGCGCCGACGAGGCCATTGAGCGGCTCCGCGCGGACCTCAAACGCGAGGCCGAGGCCCGCAGCAAAGAACGCCAGGCCTCCGCCGAGCAGTGCGAACAGCTCAACGCGTCGCTGCTGGCGGCGGTCGAGCAGCGGGAGTTGGCGCCCTCGGCCGACGAGCTGGCAGCGCTCGAGAAGAAGTTCGAGCTGGCGCAGCAAGACGCCGCGGGCCTGCGGGCGCGGCTGGCGGAGCTTGAGGCCGAGGGGGCGGACCCCGGTTTGGGCGAGTCGCTGCTGATCGAACTAGAACAAACCCGCGACGACCGAGACGCCGCGCTGGCGCGGATCGCGGAACTGGAGAACGCGGCCGCCGCGTCGGGCGGGGGCGCCGCGGACGACGACGAGCTTCGCCGCCGGTTCGAGATGGCCGTCGACGACATCCGTCAGCTCAAGTCGGAGAAGGCCGAGCTCGAGGCCAAGCTGCTGCAGGCGCCGGTTGCCGAGAACGGCTCGGACTGGGAGTCGCAGAAGCGACGCATGCTGGCCAGCCTGGAAGGGGACTCGTCGCCCGAGCGGCGTGAAGAGCGGGCCACGATCGAGGGGACGGTCCGGATCACCGATGAGGTGGTCGCCGGCAAGGACCGAGAGATCGCCCAACTGCGGCAGGCGCTCGAGGAGAGTTCTGCCCGCTGCGACGAGGCCTGCGACGCGGCAGCGGCCCCGGCGCCGGTGATCAACGACGCGGCGGTCGACGCAGAGCTGGCCCGTGTCGAGGAACTACGCGGTCAATGGGAGGCCAAGCTGCGCGAGGCGGAGCTTGAGCTCTCGGTGGAGCGGGCCCGCATCGCCCGCGAGCAGTCCGAGCTGGCGGAGTGGCGGATCGAGCTGGAGGGGATGGCGGACAACGTCCGCCACGCACAGCAGCCCGCCGCCTCGGGCGGCAAGTCACAGAGCAACTGGATGCGGAAGATGGGCCTCGGCGGCGGCGAAGGAAAGTAG
- a CDS encoding C-terminal binding protein has product MPNAFYTDHPWADVEVERAILSAAGIDLREASNNQEATLAAQVGDADAIITCWAPTTARVIDAAPNLRHIARTGVGLDNIDVARATERGVVVTNVPDYCVTEVAEHTIGLAFAMARKIAECAIATRAGRYSLVDAEPYRRIAGQTFGVIGLGRIGSRVAEMARALGCRVLGNNRSGSTPEGVAWAPLDQLLAESDFVALLAPLTDETHKMINDRTLALMKPDAFLINTSRGGLVDHDALARTLAQGRLAGVALDVQTPEPPDLSAPPYNHPRVLVTPHTAFVSTQSMIDLRTRVAHQVAAVLAGEQPENVVN; this is encoded by the coding sequence ATGCCAAACGCGTTCTACACCGATCACCCCTGGGCCGACGTCGAGGTAGAGCGGGCCATCCTGTCCGCGGCCGGCATCGACCTGCGCGAAGCGTCCAACAACCAAGAAGCCACGCTCGCGGCCCAGGTAGGGGACGCCGACGCCATCATCACCTGCTGGGCGCCCACCACGGCGCGGGTGATCGACGCGGCGCCGAACCTGCGGCACATCGCGCGTACCGGGGTCGGGCTGGATAATATCGACGTGGCCCGCGCCACCGAGCGCGGCGTCGTGGTCACCAACGTGCCGGACTACTGCGTGACGGAGGTGGCCGAGCACACGATCGGGCTGGCCTTTGCGATGGCCCGCAAGATCGCCGAGTGCGCCATCGCCACCCGCGCGGGCCGCTACAGCCTGGTCGACGCAGAGCCCTACCGGCGGATCGCGGGCCAGACGTTCGGCGTGATCGGCTTGGGCCGCATCGGATCACGCGTGGCCGAGATGGCCCGTGCGCTGGGGTGCCGGGTGCTGGGGAACAACCGCTCGGGATCGACGCCGGAAGGGGTGGCTTGGGCCCCGCTCGACCAGTTGCTGGCCGAGAGCGATTTTGTCGCGCTGTTGGCGCCGCTGACGGACGAGACCCACAAGATGATCAACGATCGGACGCTGGCGTTGATGAAGCCCGACGCGTTCTTGATCAACACCTCTCGCGGCGGGCTAGTAGACCACGACGCGCTGGCCCGCACGCTCGCTCAGGGCCGGCTCGCGGGCGTTGCGCTCGACGTGCAAACGCCGGAGCCCCCCGACCTCAGCGCGCCGCCGTACAACCACCCCAGGGTGCTGGTGACCCCGCACACGGCGTTTGTTTCTACCCAGTCGATGATCGACCTGCGCACGCGCGTGGCCCATCAGGTGGCGGCGGTGCTGGCCGGAGAGCAGCCGGAAAACGTGGTCAATTAA
- a CDS encoding AMP-dependent synthetase/ligase, producing the protein MADLLAANAAADPHGEALGAIVGGELGWLTWGKINSEVDRVASSLATAGLAPGDRVLLRGANSTAWCIADLAIARAGGVSVPVHASAPAPQVEAILLCVGARMQVEGGELRSMAPSDGGPASPPGLATIVFTSGTSGEPLGVMLSHANLLANAAALSEAVSSHAAAPPGGPEASQELRLCMLPLSHLYARTCDLYTWLVRRSRLVLAESRETILRDCALARPTAINSVPYFCQKLFAEASAGGEASVGASLKRLLGGAITHCYSGGAAMAGEIESAFESAGLPLMSGYGLTEAAPVVTASTLAAHRAGAVGRPLPGVEVRLDEGEEVLVRGPGVMMGYWRNDAATRAAFSDGWLCTGDLGAWTDDGFLIITGRKKELIVLSTGKKASPAALEAKLAASPWIEQAIVVGEGQPCLGALIVPNPDRLRAEVRRRRLWVWSKRGALNHPHVRALYAREIASRVGTEGVGVFTLIGRGFSIERGEMTPKLSLRRGAVALHFAPEIARMYAQRRTDAANR; encoded by the coding sequence ATGGCCGATCTGCTAGCGGCCAACGCGGCGGCCGACCCGCATGGCGAGGCGCTCGGCGCAATTGTCGGTGGGGAACTTGGTTGGCTCACCTGGGGAAAGATCAACAGCGAGGTCGATCGCGTCGCCTCGTCGCTCGCCACGGCCGGCCTGGCGCCGGGCGACAGGGTGCTGCTCCGCGGCGCCAACAGCACAGCTTGGTGCATCGCCGACCTGGCGATCGCCCGCGCCGGGGGGGTGAGCGTCCCGGTGCACGCCTCCGCGCCGGCCCCGCAGGTCGAGGCGATCTTGCTGTGTGTGGGGGCGCGCATGCAGGTGGAGGGGGGCGAACTCCGGAGCATGGCGCCTAGCGACGGCGGGCCCGCGTCGCCCCCCGGACTAGCGACCATCGTCTTCACCTCGGGCACGTCGGGCGAGCCGCTGGGGGTGATGCTCTCGCACGCGAACCTGCTGGCCAACGCGGCGGCGCTCAGCGAAGCCGTAAGCAGCCACGCGGCGGCGCCGCCGGGGGGGCCCGAGGCGTCCCAAGAGCTGCGGCTCTGCATGCTGCCGCTGAGCCACCTGTACGCCCGCACGTGCGACCTGTACACGTGGCTCGTGCGGCGGTCGCGGCTGGTGCTGGCCGAGTCGCGCGAGACGATCCTACGCGACTGCGCACTAGCGCGGCCGACCGCGATCAACTCGGTCCCCTACTTCTGTCAGAAGCTGTTCGCCGAAGCGTCCGCCGGGGGAGAGGCCTCCGTGGGCGCCTCGCTGAAACGGCTGCTGGGTGGGGCCATCACGCACTGCTACAGCGGCGGCGCCGCGATGGCCGGCGAGATCGAGTCGGCCTTCGAGTCGGCGGGGCTGCCGTTGATGTCGGGCTACGGGCTCACCGAGGCCGCGCCGGTGGTCACGGCCTCAACACTGGCCGCCCACCGGGCGGGCGCCGTGGGGAGGCCGCTCCCCGGGGTCGAGGTCCGGCTCGACGAGGGGGAGGAGGTGCTGGTCCGCGGTCCGGGGGTGATGATGGGCTACTGGCGCAACGACGCCGCTACCCGGGCCGCGTTTTCCGACGGCTGGCTCTGCACCGGCGACCTGGGCGCGTGGACCGACGACGGCTTCCTCATCATCACCGGCCGGAAGAAAGAGCTGATCGTGCTCTCAACGGGCAAGAAGGCCTCGCCCGCAGCGCTCGAAGCGAAGCTCGCCGCGTCGCCGTGGATCGAGCAAGCGATCGTCGTCGGCGAGGGCCAGCCATGCCTGGGCGCCCTAATCGTGCCGAACCCAGACCGGCTACGGGCCGAAGTCCGCAGGCGTCGGCTGTGGGTCTGGTCTAAACGCGGGGCGCTGAACCACCCGCATGTCCGTGCGTTGTACGCACGGGAGATTGCTTCGCGTGTGGGCACGGAAGGCGTTGGGGTGTTTACCCTCATCGGGCGTGGTTTCTCCATCGAACGCGGTGAAATGACCCCCAAGCTGAGCCTCCGCCGCGGCGCGGTAGCGTTGCACTTCGCCCCAGAGATCGCCAGGATGTACGCGCAGCGTCGCACCGACGCCGCCAACCGCTAG
- a CDS encoding P-II family nitrogen regulator: protein MKLVVAVIQPTKLDTVRKALARLGVTRMTVCDAMGYARQRGHIETYRGHEYQSKLLRKVALEIAVNEDYLDRTLACLEEHARTSAEGHIGDGKIFVLPIDHAVQINDGTTGPSVA from the coding sequence ATGAAACTCGTTGTGGCGGTGATCCAGCCAACCAAACTCGACACGGTCCGCAAGGCGCTCGCCCGTTTGGGTGTGACGCGCATGACCGTGTGCGACGCGATGGGCTACGCCCGCCAGCGGGGGCACATCGAGACCTACCGCGGCCACGAGTACCAGAGCAAGCTGCTGCGCAAGGTGGCGCTTGAGATCGCGGTGAACGAGGACTACCTCGACCGCACGCTGGCCTGCCTAGAAGAGCACGCCCGCACCAGTGCGGAAGGCCACATCGGCGACGGCAAGATCTTCGTCCTGCCGATCGACCACGCCGTCCAGATCAACGACGGAACCACCGGCCCCAGCGTCGCTTAA
- a CDS encoding HD domain-containing protein, giving the protein MRSPRVRHQIAWEAARLMLEFPQLCIASAKVEATRRIAPAGAPRRDLPSDAEVGRQYHGLAAPPGGEGAPSDADRYARYQALLVPLENVRQNPRYHPEGDALYHSLQVFDHARDHDPYDAELLAAALLHDVGKAIDRHDHEAASARALRGLASERTLWLIENHMRCHELGEGKLGARAKRRLQQSPWWDELVLLSECDRAGRRAGVEAPELEEALEYLREVEG; this is encoded by the coding sequence ATGCGCAGTCCACGCGTCCGGCATCAGATCGCTTGGGAAGCGGCCCGGCTGATGCTTGAGTTCCCGCAGCTGTGCATCGCGTCGGCCAAGGTCGAGGCGACCCGACGGATCGCTCCCGCGGGCGCCCCGCGGCGCGACCTGCCCAGCGACGCCGAGGTGGGCCGGCAGTACCACGGGCTCGCGGCGCCCCCCGGCGGCGAGGGCGCCCCGTCGGATGCCGACCGCTACGCCCGCTATCAAGCGTTGCTGGTCCCACTAGAGAACGTCCGTCAGAACCCCCGCTACCACCCGGAAGGGGACGCGCTCTACCACTCGCTGCAGGTGTTCGACCACGCCCGCGACCACGACCCCTACGACGCGGAGCTGCTGGCGGCGGCGCTTCTGCACGACGTCGGCAAGGCGATCGACCGCCACGACCACGAAGCCGCCAGCGCCCGGGCGCTACGCGGTCTGGCGAGTGAGCGGACGCTGTGGCTGATCGAGAACCACATGCGCTGCCACGAGTTGGGCGAGGGGAAGCTGGGCGCCCGCGCTAAGCGGCGCTTGCAGCAGAGCCCCTGGTGGGACGAGCTGGTGCTGCTGAGCGAGTGCGACCGGGCCGGCAGGCGCGCAGGGGTTGAGGCGCCAGAGCTGGAGGAGGCGCTGGAGTACCTGCGGGAGGTGGAGGGTTAG
- a CDS encoding class II aldolase/adducin family protein, with product MLNIHRLKQDICDIGDRIYKKGFAAANDGNITVRVGPNEVLCTPTMVSKGFLTPADICTIDMEGNQTAGVKKRSSEALLHLEIMKARPEIKSVVHCHPPHATAFAVAREPIPQCVLPEVEVFLGDVPITKYETPGGKAFAETLLPFVHKTNVVILANHGTVSFGETVERAYWWTEILDAYCRILMLARQLGHVQYLSQEKSHELLELKKQWGMGDARLTEEYKDCDICGNDIFRETWQETGVSRKAFEKPTGPSQGAPAGVDEDALVRLITERVTQALGSSNLATGAVCNTDDCWRL from the coding sequence ATGCTCAACATCCACCGACTGAAGCAAGACATCTGCGATATCGGCGACCGCATCTACAAGAAGGGGTTTGCGGCCGCGAACGACGGGAACATCACCGTCCGCGTCGGCCCGAACGAGGTCCTCTGCACGCCGACCATGGTGTCCAAAGGGTTCCTCACCCCGGCCGACATCTGCACGATCGACATGGAGGGGAACCAGACCGCGGGCGTGAAGAAGCGCTCCAGCGAGGCGCTGTTGCACCTCGAGATCATGAAGGCGCGGCCAGAGATCAAGAGCGTGGTGCACTGCCACCCGCCCCACGCCACCGCGTTCGCCGTGGCCCGCGAGCCGATCCCGCAGTGCGTGCTGCCGGAGGTCGAGGTGTTCCTGGGCGACGTGCCGATCACCAAGTACGAAACCCCCGGCGGCAAGGCGTTCGCCGAGACGCTGCTGCCGTTTGTCCACAAGACGAACGTCGTGATCCTGGCCAACCACGGCACGGTAAGCTTCGGCGAAACCGTCGAACGGGCCTATTGGTGGACCGAGATCCTGGACGCCTACTGCCGCATCCTGATGCTCGCCCGCCAGTTGGGGCACGTGCAGTACCTCAGCCAGGAGAAGAGCCACGAGCTGCTCGAGCTGAAGAAGCAGTGGGGCATGGGCGACGCCCGGCTTACCGAGGAGTACAAGGACTGCGACATCTGCGGGAACGACATCTTCCGCGAAACCTGGCAGGAAACCGGTGTGAGCCGCAAGGCGTTCGAGAAGCCGACCGGCCCCAGCCAGGGCGCCCCGGCTGGAGTGGACGAAGACGCGCTGGTGCGGCTCATCACCGAACGCGTCACGCAGGCCCTGGGCAGCTCAAACCTGGCGACCGGCGCCGTGTGCAACACAGACGACTGCTGGCGCCTGTAA
- a CDS encoding EutN/CcmL family microcompartment protein, giving the protein MRIAKVQGTVTLSRCHATFDGARLRLATPLTLGELPEGDDPSGETLVVWDELGAGIGSLIAVSEGGEAAQPFRPAVKPVDAYCAAILDDLNL; this is encoded by the coding sequence ATGCGAATCGCCAAAGTGCAAGGAACCGTCACGCTCAGCCGCTGCCACGCGACGTTCGACGGCGCGCGGCTACGGCTGGCCACGCCGCTGACGCTGGGGGAGCTGCCCGAGGGAGACGACCCGTCGGGTGAAACCTTGGTGGTGTGGGACGAGCTGGGCGCGGGGATCGGCTCGCTCATCGCCGTGAGCGAGGGGGGCGAGGCGGCGCAGCCGTTCCGACCAGCCGTGAAACCGGTAGACGCCTACTGCGCAGCGATCTTGGACGACTTAAACCTGTAA
- a CDS encoding EutN/CcmL family microcompartment protein: protein MLLARIAGTATSTTKHPSLQGWRLVVAQPLLADGQSPDGDPQLAIDRLGAARGDRVMLTSDGRATREMVGSKTTPVRWSVMGIVDAE from the coding sequence ATGCTCCTCGCCCGCATCGCCGGCACGGCTACCTCCACCACGAAGCACCCGTCGCTTCAGGGGTGGCGGTTGGTGGTCGCCCAGCCGTTGCTGGCGGACGGCCAGTCGCCCGATGGAGACCCGCAGCTCGCGATCGACCGTCTCGGCGCCGCCCGCGGCGACCGCGTGATGCTCACCAGCGACGGCCGGGCGACGCGTGAGATGGTCGGCAGCAAGACCACCCCGGTGCGCTGGAGCGTGATGGGGATCGTTGACGCAGAATGA
- a CDS encoding aldehyde dehydrogenase family protein has translation MNINESLIRDVVRQVLAEVGPIPGAPAGAPAAGGKHGVFSTVDAAVAAASEAFEQLSRRPIADRKRAIDHIRRISIEQCVELGTMEMNETKVGRLAHKIEKLKTLGEKTPGVEFLQSQVFSGDHGLAVIEHAPFGVIGAITPVTHSLPTITGNAVSMIAGGNTVVVNPHPSGKKVAAEGVRRFNQAIAADIGIDNLICVIEEPTLETAADLFKHRGIAIICVTGGPAVARAALNSGKRAIVAGPGNPPVVVDASADLDRAARSIITGAAYDNNLLCIAEKEVFVVASVFDQMMEAMSRAGAVRLNKQEVDRLTQVAITSVGEGKDKHDVAAKEFIGKDAAVLAEAAGKRIDPKTELIFGETDESNPFVPVEQMMPFLPFVKVKDIDTAIAKAKHYEHGFRHTAIIHTNDVRAMTKMGRVMDVTLFVKNGPSTASLGLGGEGYLSFSIATPTGEGVTTPLTFTRERRCSLIDDLHVVGKRDVETPLTR, from the coding sequence ATGAATATCAACGAATCCTTGATCCGCGACGTCGTCCGTCAGGTGCTGGCCGAGGTGGGGCCGATCCCCGGGGCGCCCGCCGGCGCCCCCGCCGCGGGGGGCAAGCACGGGGTGTTCTCGACGGTCGACGCCGCCGTGGCGGCCGCGAGCGAGGCGTTCGAGCAGCTCAGCCGGCGGCCGATCGCGGACCGCAAGCGGGCCATCGACCACATCCGCCGGATCTCGATCGAGCAGTGCGTCGAGCTGGGCACGATGGAGATGAACGAGACGAAGGTCGGCCGGCTGGCGCACAAGATCGAGAAGCTCAAGACGCTGGGCGAGAAGACCCCCGGGGTCGAGTTCCTGCAGTCGCAGGTGTTCAGCGGCGACCACGGGCTGGCGGTGATCGAGCACGCCCCGTTCGGCGTGATCGGCGCCATCACCCCCGTCACGCACTCGCTCCCCACCATCACGGGCAACGCCGTCAGCATGATCGCCGGCGGCAACACGGTGGTGGTGAACCCCCACCCCAGCGGCAAGAAAGTCGCGGCCGAGGGGGTGCGTCGCTTCAACCAGGCGATCGCCGCGGACATCGGCATCGACAACCTGATCTGCGTGATCGAAGAGCCCACGCTCGAGACCGCGGCCGACCTGTTTAAGCACCGCGGCATCGCGATCATCTGCGTTACCGGCGGCCCCGCGGTCGCCCGCGCCGCGCTCAACTCGGGCAAGCGGGCCATCGTCGCCGGCCCCGGCAACCCGCCCGTGGTGGTAGACGCCTCGGCCGACCTCGACCGCGCGGCCCGTTCGATCATCACCGGCGCCGCCTACGACAACAACCTGCTCTGCATCGCGGAGAAAGAGGTGTTCGTGGTCGCCAGCGTGTTCGACCAGATGATGGAAGCGATGAGCCGCGCCGGCGCCGTGCGGCTCAACAAGCAAGAAGTTGATCGTCTCACACAGGTCGCGATCACCAGCGTCGGCGAGGGCAAAGACAAGCACGACGTCGCCGCAAAGGAGTTCATCGGCAAAGACGCCGCGGTGCTGGCCGAGGCTGCCGGCAAGCGGATCGACCCCAAGACCGAGCTCATCTTCGGTGAGACGGACGAGTCGAACCCGTTCGTCCCGGTCGAGCAGATGATGCCCTTCCTGCCGTTCGTGAAGGTCAAGGACATCGACACCGCGATCGCCAAGGCCAAGCACTACGAGCACGGCTTCCGCCACACCGCCATCATCCACACCAACGACGTGCGTGCGATGACCAAGATGGGCCGCGTGATGGACGTGACGCTGTTCGTCAAGAACGGCCCGTCGACCGCGTCGCTGGGCCTGGGGGGCGAGGGCTACCTGTCGTTCTCCATCGCCACCCCAACGGGCGAGGGGGTCACCACCCCGCTCACGTTCACCCGCGAACGTCGCTGCTCGCTAATCGACGACCTGCACGTCGTCGGCAAGCGCGACGTAGAAACGCCGCTAACCCGCTAG
- a CDS encoding EutN/CcmL family microcompartment protein — MFIAKVTGSVVATQKVAAMTGQKLLIVEPFRLDGESRKKLVTTGRTFVAVDPLGAGVGQMVLITQGSSARLTPETKEMPIDTVVIGIVDQVHVEKKCVFKSDDA, encoded by the coding sequence ATGTTCATCGCCAAAGTCACCGGCTCGGTCGTTGCGACTCAAAAGGTCGCCGCTATGACCGGGCAGAAGCTGCTGATCGTTGAGCCCTTCCGGCTCGACGGCGAGAGCCGCAAGAAGCTGGTTACGACGGGGCGGACCTTTGTGGCGGTCGACCCGCTGGGCGCCGGCGTGGGGCAGATGGTGCTGATCACCCAGGGCTCCAGCGCCCGGCTGACCCCCGAGACCAAGGAGATGCCGATCGACACGGTAGTGATCGGCATCGTCGATCAGGTGCACGTGGAGAAGAAGTGTGTCTTCAAGAGTGACGACGCTTGA
- a CDS encoding acetate/propionate family kinase: MKVLVANLGSTSFKYRLFDMETEAELARGGVERIGAQRSDAFVEIAGQRSELAVEAPDHAAAVEACLGQLTEPDRGCLKDASEVSAIGFKAVHGGRAGGVCRVDDGVLRAMEEMNPVAPAHNPPYIAAMRQLGEKLPEMPLVAAFETGFHETIPERLKTYAAPYHWATDYGVRRWGFHGASHRYVATRTAELLGRDDLRVVSCHLGGSSSVCAIRGGKSVATSMGMSPQTGLPQSSRVGDFDAFALLQVAERTGKSFEELLAELGSQGGLLGLSGVSGDLRDVRSAADGGNARAQLAIDVYVSSIRHYLGAYLVELGGIDVIAFAGGIGENGVDIRAAVCADLEGLGIEIDPAKNASQRGEGAVHAPASKTEIWVVPTNEELVVARQTKALLGN, translated from the coding sequence GTGAAAGTCCTCGTCGCCAATCTTGGTTCGACCAGCTTCAAGTACCGCCTCTTCGACATGGAGACGGAGGCGGAGCTGGCGCGCGGCGGCGTTGAGCGGATTGGCGCCCAGCGGAGCGACGCGTTTGTCGAGATCGCCGGCCAGCGCTCCGAGCTGGCCGTCGAAGCGCCGGACCACGCCGCGGCCGTTGAGGCGTGCCTCGGGCAGTTGACCGAACCCGATCGCGGCTGTCTGAAGGACGCGTCGGAGGTCTCGGCGATCGGCTTCAAGGCGGTGCACGGCGGCCGCGCAGGAGGCGTCTGCCGGGTCGACGACGGCGTGCTGCGGGCCATGGAAGAGATGAACCCCGTGGCGCCGGCCCACAACCCGCCCTACATCGCGGCGATGCGGCAGTTGGGGGAGAAGCTGCCGGAAATGCCGCTGGTGGCGGCGTTCGAGACCGGCTTCCATGAGACCATCCCCGAGCGCCTGAAGACGTACGCGGCGCCCTACCACTGGGCGACCGACTACGGCGTGCGGCGGTGGGGCTTCCACGGGGCGAGCCACCGCTACGTGGCGACTCGCACCGCAGAGCTGTTGGGCCGCGACGACCTGCGGGTGGTGAGCTGCCACCTGGGGGGCTCGAGCAGCGTGTGCGCCATCCGGGGCGGCAAGAGCGTGGCGACCAGCATGGGCATGAGCCCACAAACCGGCCTGCCTCAGTCGAGCCGCGTGGGAGACTTCGACGCGTTTGCGCTGCTGCAAGTCGCCGAGCGGACCGGCAAGTCGTTTGAAGAGCTGCTGGCGGAGCTCGGCTCGCAGGGGGGGCTGCTGGGCCTCAGCGGCGTGAGCGGCGACCTGCGCGACGTGCGCTCTGCGGCGGACGGCGGCAACGCGCGGGCGCAACTGGCGATCGACGTGTACGTCAGCAGCATCCGACACTACCTGGGCGCCTACCTGGTGGAGCTGGGGGGGATCGACGTGATCGCGTTCGCGGGGGGCATCGGCGAGAACGGCGTCGACATCCGCGCCGCGGTGTGCGCGGACCTGGAGGGGCTGGGCATCGAGATCGATCCGGCGAAGAACGCCTCACAACGCGGCGAGGGCGCCGTCCACGCCCCCGCAAGCAAGACAGAGATTTGGGTCGTGCCGACCAACGAGGAACTGGTGGTGGCGCGGCAGACGAAAGCCTTACTTGGGAACTAA
- a CDS encoding BMC domain-containing protein: MQQAIGLIETKGLVPLVEATDAMAKAANVKIEKRVDLGGGLVTTVVSGDVGSVRAAVDAGASAASQAGTLISSHIIARPSDGVMTAFFS; the protein is encoded by the coding sequence ATGCAACAAGCAATTGGATTGATCGAGACCAAGGGGCTGGTGCCGCTGGTCGAAGCGACCGACGCGATGGCCAAGGCCGCCAACGTGAAGATCGAGAAGCGGGTCGACCTGGGGGGCGGTTTGGTGACGACGGTCGTCAGCGGCGACGTCGGCAGCGTGCGTGCCGCGGTAGACGCCGGCGCCTCGGCGGCCAGCCAGGCCGGCACCCTGATCTCCAGCCACATCATCGCACGCCCCAGCGACGGCGTGATGACGGCGTTCTTCAGTTGA
- a CDS encoding BMC domain-containing protein — MAKTNEALGMIETKGFVPLVEATDAMLKAANVTFLAWDKVGNGLAAAFVTGDVAAVKAATDAGAQAAGRIGEVISVQVIPRPHEDVDVVLKLAKKPASK; from the coding sequence ATGGCGAAAACGAACGAGGCGCTCGGCATGATCGAGACCAAGGGGTTTGTCCCCCTGGTCGAGGCGACCGACGCGATGCTCAAGGCAGCGAACGTGACGTTCCTGGCGTGGGACAAGGTGGGCAACGGCCTGGCGGCAGCGTTTGTCACCGGCGACGTGGCCGCGGTGAAGGCCGCGACCGACGCGGGCGCGCAGGCGGCCGGGCGGATCGGCGAGGTGATCAGCGTTCAGGTGATCCCGCGTCCGCACGAAGACGTAGACGTGGTGCTGAAGCTGGCGAAGAAGCCGGCCTCGAAGTAG